The region AAGAAGTATAATGGCTATTGTGTAGAGCATATGTGTATTAGACTCTTTAAAAAATAATAATATTACACATTTTGTGAATATCTCGGTTACTCAAGAGGATTTTCTCCTTTGAGTATGCGAATGAGGACTATAACGATAGCCAGAACCAGAAGGACGTGGATAAATCCTCCTAAGGTGTAGGATGTTAAAAAGCCCAGTAACCACAGAACCAAAAGTATGATCGCTATTGTTGTAAGCATATATAGTGAAGAGAGTACAAGAGCGCAAAATATTACACTCGTTCACGACGCTTGTTCACGAGACCGTCGTCTGTCTCGAGTATGTATTCCTCCCAACGCTTTACTATGAGCCGAGCTCGTTTCTGATCAGTTCTGAGAAATGAGGTGAACCGCTGTTTTCTTTAATACTTTCAGATATCTCATATCTATTACGAAGTTCATTGATCGGTATACTGTTCGGAATAAAGCCAAGTTTTTGCGCAAGCGTGTCGGAGTAGCGCGGGAAATATAGACGCAGATCCCAGTAGGGCACTTTGCCCGGAGCTATAGCGTTCACGTGCTCCATAATGTTGGTCGTGCAGCTATTGGTGAGCGTATTATAAAATTCCGGTTCGTTGTTTATTGCGTTAGCGCGGGCTAAGATATCGAGAAG is a window of Candidatus Paceibacterota bacterium DNA encoding:
- a CDS encoding lmo0937 family membrane protein, giving the protein MLTTIAIILLVLWLLGFLTSYTLGGFIHVLLVLAIVIVLIRILKGENPLE